A genomic region of Raphanus sativus cultivar WK10039 chromosome 6, ASM80110v3, whole genome shotgun sequence contains the following coding sequences:
- the LOC130495775 gene encoding uncharacterized protein LOC130495775 translates to MALHQEFETKHEVRDLVDKSVHKNCFEVDIVKSTPQLYLLKCRGVGCKWYLRAAKLKNSDFFSIRTYQKMHTCARITASTTKKGKRGTPSLVASVLQDDYPGKYKTPAPKDLIDLVENKLGVRVSYPTAWRGKYKAMNDLHGNPTESFARLPSYLYMLERLNPDIVTRLAVDEKNQFKYVFFALGACIEGLKSMRKVIIMDGTYLKGVYKGVLLIATAQDPDHHHYPLAFAVVDGEKNASWSGKSG, encoded by the coding sequence ATGGCTCTGCACCAAGAATTTGAAACTAAGCATGAAGTGAGAGACTTAGTGGACAAATCTGTGCATAAGAATTGTTTTGAGGTTGATATAGTGAAGTCGACGCCTCAGCTTTACTTATTAAAATGTCGTGGAGTTGGTTGCAAATGGTATTTACGAGCGGCAAAGCTGAAAAACTCGGATTTTTTCAGTATTAGGACGTATCAGAAGATGCATACTTGCGCTAGGATAACTGCAAGTACAACCAAGAAGGGGAAAAGAGGCACACCAAGTTTGGTCGCATCTGTGCTGCAAGATGATTATCCAGGAAAGTACAAGACTCCAGCACCAAAGGATCTCATAGATTTGGTTGAGAACAAACTGGGTGTTAGGGTTTCGTATCCTACGGCTTGGAGAGGAAAATACAAAGCTATGAATGATCTGCATGGTAATCCAACTGAGAGTTTTGCTAGACTGCCGTCTTACTTGTACATGTTGGAAAGGTTGAATCCTGATATTGTTACCCGCTTAGCAGTGGATGAGAAGAACCAGTTTAAGTATGTGTTCTTCGCGCTCGGAGCTTGCATTGAAGGGCTTAAGTCCATGCGGAAAGTGATAATTATGGATGGAACTTATCTGAAGGGTGTGTATAAAGGAGTGCTTCTTATTGCCACTGCTCAGGATCCAGATCATCATCACTATCCTCTCGCTTTTGCTGTAGTAGACGGTGAGAAAAATGCAAGTTGGAGTGGTAAGAGTGGATGA
- the LOC108811243 gene encoding aldehyde oxidase GLOX-like — protein sequence MAARATTLYALLLTSLQLLLTCHVTLAAGGKWDLLLSDVGISAMHMQLLPNDRVVMFDRTNFGPSNISLPNGNCRNNPQDAVSKIDCTAHSIEYNVESNTIRPLTVQSNTWCSSGSLRPDGVLVQTGGDRDGELKARTFTPCDNNECDWVEINNGLARRRWYSSNHILPDGKQIIIGGQRQFSYEFFPKTTFPNVIDLPFLAETNDRGEENNLYPYVFLNTDGNLFIFANNRAILLDYVNNKVVKTYPTIPGGDPRSYPSTGSAVLLPLMNLEADKIDAEVLVCGGAPKGSFILALRKRTFVKALDTCARIKINDENPQWTVEKMPQARVMGDMTLLPNGDVLLINGGSAGSAAWELGREPVFVPDLYHPENPVNSRFESLNPNTIPRMYHSTAILLRDGRVLVGGSNPHGFYNFTGVLFPTELSLEAFSPAYLEPEFARLRPKIQSPNSQSTITYGMNLKVKFKVAGGVKGPVKVTMVFPSFTTHSFSMNQRLLVLDNVRVKKTSSFFGALFGKSKNYEVQVKTPRSASIAPPGYYMMFVVNENVPSEGIWVRLQ from the coding sequence ATGGCAGCACGAGCCACAACATTATATGCTCTCTTGCTAACATCCCTCCAACTCCTCTTAACATGTCACGTAACATTGGCGGCCGGAGGAAAATGGGATCTCCTCCTCTCCGACGTCGGAATCTCCGCTATGCACATGCAGCTCCTTCCCAACGACCGTGTCGTGATGTTTGACCGAACCAACTTTGGTCCATCGAACATTTCTCTCCCCAATGGTAACTGCCGTAACAACCCTCAGGACGCCGTCTCCAAAATCGACTGCACAGCTCACTCCATTGAATACAACGTTGAATCAAACACCATCCGTCCATTAACTGTACAATCCAACACATGGTGCTCCTCCGGTTCTCTTAGACCGGACGGAGTTCTTGTCCAAACCGGTGGAGACCGGGACGGCGAGTTAAAAGCGAGAACCTTCACTCCTTGTGATAACAATGAATGTGACTGGGTCGAGATTAACAATGGCTTAGCAAGGAGGAGATGGTACTCTTCTAACCATATTCTTCCTGATGGTAAACAAATCATTATCGGAGGTCAAAGACAGTTCAGCTACGAGTTCTTCCCCAAAACGACATTTCCTAACGTTATCGACTTGCCGTTCTTGGCCGAGACTAATGATAGAGGAGAAGAGAATAACCTTTATCCTTACGTTTTTCTCAACACCGATGGAAACCTATTTATATTCGCTAACAACCGAGCGATACTACTCGACTATGTTAACAACAAGGTGGTGAAAACTTATCCAACGATCCCCGGTGGTGATCCTAGGAGCTATCCGAGCACTGGCTCAGCCGTGTTATTACCGTTGATGAATCTTGAAGCCGACAAGATCGACGCGGAAGTTCTGGTGTGTGGAGGTGCACCAAAAGGATCATTCATCCTCGCGTTAAGAAAGAGAACATTCGTGAAAGCTCTTGACACGTGTGCGAGGATCAAGATCAACGATGAGAATCCTCAATGGACGGTTGAGAAGATGCCACAGGCTAGAGTCATGGGAGACATGACGCTTTTACCTAACGGAGATGTGTTGCTTATCAACGGTGGTTCTGCTGGATCAGCTGCATGGGAGCTTGGTCGTGAACCTGTTTTCGTACCTGACTTGTACCATCCCGAGAACCCAGTTAACTCGAGGTTTGAGTCACTTAACCCGAACACAATACCGAGAATGTATCACTCTACGGCGATTCTTCTACGTGATGGGAGGGTTCTTGTCGGAGGAAGTAACCCTCACGGGTTTTACAACTTCACTGGAGTGCTTTTCCCGACCGAGTTAAGCTTGGAAGCTTTCTCTCCGGCTTACCTAGAACCCGAGTTTGCGAGACTTCGTCCAAAGATTCAGTCTCCTAACTCGCAGTCGACAATTACGTATGGGATGAACTTGAAGGTGAAATTTAAGGTTGCTGGAGGAGTCAAGGGTCCAGTTAAAGTGACGATGGTGTTTCCATCGTTCACGACACATTCGTTTTCCATGAACCAAAGGCTTTTGGTTTTAGATAATGTTAGAGTTAAGAAAACAAGTTCCTTTTTTGGTGCTTTGTTTGGTAAGTCGAAGAACTATGAGGTTCAAGTGAAGACTCCAAGATCGGCTAGTATCGCACCGCCTGGTTATTATATGATGTTTGTGGTGAATGAAAACGTACCAAGTGAAGGTATTTGGGTAAGGTTACAGtga